Proteins from a genomic interval of Micromonospora sp. NBC_00389:
- a CDS encoding class I SAM-dependent methyltransferase has product MTGDPLIGDVVGELLRDTLAVASGVGPRPLVGGRLPRPVIEIIERDDGLINGAPAAHYLDAPADWQPYDHRAVDRAEGETLDIGTGAGRIALLLQERGVPVTGLDTSAGALAVSRRRGVRRLVHGTVDTHVADGQRYDTFLLLGNNLGLFEGRERAPGFLAALAALARPGAQIIAHGTDPYGTRDPLHTGYHERNRSRGRLGGQLRLRLRYRELGTEWFDYLVCSADEFASLVHGSGWRLTDVDDRDAPYYLATLRLAD; this is encoded by the coding sequence GTGACGGGGGATCCTCTAATCGGTGACGTTGTCGGCGAACTGCTCAGGGACACGCTCGCCGTGGCCTCCGGGGTGGGTCCCCGACCGCTGGTCGGCGGGCGACTGCCCCGGCCGGTCATCGAGATCATCGAGCGGGATGACGGATTGATCAACGGCGCGCCGGCCGCGCACTACCTGGACGCGCCGGCGGACTGGCAGCCGTACGACCACCGGGCCGTGGACCGGGCCGAGGGCGAGACGCTGGACATCGGCACCGGTGCCGGCCGCATCGCGCTGCTGCTCCAGGAGCGCGGCGTACCGGTCACCGGGCTGGACACCTCGGCGGGCGCGCTGGCGGTGAGCCGGCGGCGCGGGGTCCGGCGGCTGGTCCACGGCACCGTGGACACGCACGTCGCCGACGGCCAGCGGTACGACACGTTCCTGCTGCTCGGCAACAACCTGGGGCTGTTCGAGGGGCGGGAGCGGGCACCCGGGTTCCTGGCCGCGCTCGCCGCGCTGGCCCGGCCGGGGGCGCAGATCATCGCGCACGGCACCGACCCGTACGGCACCCGTGACCCGCTGCACACCGGCTACCACGAGCGCAACCGCAGCCGGGGTCGGCTGGGCGGCCAGCTACGGCTCCGGCTGCGCTACCGGGAGTTGGGCACCGAGTGGTTCGACTACCTGGTCTGTTCGGCGGACGAGTTCGCCAGCCTGGTGCACGGCAGCGGCTGGCGGCTGACCGATGTGGACGACCGCGATGCCCCGTACTACCTGGCTACCCTGCGCCTCGCCGACTGA
- a CDS encoding DUF3073 domain-containing protein, giving the protein MGRGRAKAKQTKVARELKYHSPNTDLTALQRELAGAGKSEHHFDDDSKEFVDDDDEDHADDDPDPWVRPTH; this is encoded by the coding sequence ATGGGGCGCGGCCGTGCTAAGGCCAAGCAGACAAAGGTGGCCCGGGAGTTGAAGTACCACTCCCCGAACACCGACCTCACCGCCTTGCAGCGCGAACTGGCGGGTGCTGGTAAGTCTGAGCACCACTTCGACGACGACTCAAAAGAGTTCGTCGACGACGATGATGAGGATCACGCGGACGACGACCCGGATCCCTGGGTTCGTCCGACCCACTGA
- a CDS encoding enoyl-CoA hydratase/isomerase family protein: protein MSGLRTEELPDRVVVTLDRPEKRNAIDADLIAELHQVCAELEARPRLLLLTGGAEGIFAGGADIGQLRERGRTDALAAINSAAFARIRALPMPSVAAVDGPALGGGAELAYACDLRVCTARAFFGQPEVRLGILAGAGATHRLPALIGEARAKELLFTGRRVDAAEALRIGLVNRVVDEPGELLTVAHGLLDEMAQGSPLALRLTKLAVDAPAAAHPQLDLVSQAVLFEDDEKHRRMTEFLERRRTR, encoded by the coding sequence GTGAGCGGGCTGCGGACCGAGGAACTGCCGGACCGGGTGGTGGTCACCCTGGACCGACCGGAGAAGCGCAACGCCATCGACGCCGACCTGATCGCCGAGCTGCACCAGGTCTGCGCCGAGCTGGAGGCGCGCCCCCGGCTGCTGCTGCTCACCGGTGGCGCGGAGGGCATCTTCGCCGGCGGCGCTGACATCGGCCAGCTCCGCGAGCGGGGCCGCACGGACGCCCTGGCCGCGATCAACTCGGCCGCCTTCGCCCGGATCCGGGCGCTGCCGATGCCGAGCGTGGCCGCCGTCGACGGCCCGGCGTTGGGCGGTGGCGCGGAGCTGGCGTACGCCTGCGATCTGCGGGTGTGTACGGCGCGGGCGTTCTTCGGCCAGCCGGAGGTGCGGTTGGGCATCCTGGCCGGCGCCGGCGCGACCCACCGGCTGCCCGCACTGATCGGTGAGGCCCGGGCCAAGGAGCTGCTCTTCACCGGCCGGCGGGTGGACGCCGCGGAGGCGCTGCGGATCGGCCTGGTGAACCGGGTCGTGGACGAGCCCGGTGAGCTGCTGACGGTGGCGCACGGGCTGCTGGACGAGATGGCCCAGGGCTCGCCGCTGGCGCTGCGGCTCACCAAGCTGGCGGTGGACGCACCGGCCGCCGCGCACCCGCAGCTCGACCTGGTCAGCCAGGCGGTGCTCTTCGAGGACGACGAGAAGCACCGGCGGATGACCGAGTTCCTGGAGCGCCGCCGGACCCGTTGA
- the purM gene encoding phosphoribosylformylglycinamidine cyclo-ligase codes for MTHVSERSGAGSSPTGAGGDRQLWTAGAGRQTRKRSVSYADAGVSIDAGDRAVELLKSKVRQTRRPEVLGDLGGFAGLFRLDTTKYKNPILASSTDGVGTKLVIAQQMDIHDTVGIDLVAMVVDDLVACGAEPLFLLDYIATGEVVPDKVAEIGAGIADGCRYAGCALLGGETAEHPGVLRPDEYDISATGVGVVEESDILSPDRVEVGDVVIAMRSSGLHSNGYSLVRHVLLGAARMRLDIVIDDFGRQRTLGEELLTPTKIYAKDCLKLIAEAEVRVLAHVTGGGIPGNLVRVLPEHVDAVVNRSTWKPQPVFDLIQSKGRIDDQDMESTFNMGVGMFAIVSAEDADRALATLTGRGVEAWQAGEIIEGTGNVQMVGQHTRG; via the coding sequence GTGACGCACGTGTCCGAGCGCAGCGGCGCAGGAAGCAGCCCGACCGGCGCCGGCGGCGACCGCCAGCTCTGGACGGCCGGCGCCGGCCGTCAGACCCGCAAACGCTCGGTCTCGTACGCCGACGCGGGCGTCTCGATCGACGCGGGTGACCGCGCGGTGGAGCTGCTCAAGTCGAAGGTGCGTCAGACCCGTCGCCCCGAGGTGCTGGGTGACCTCGGCGGCTTCGCCGGCCTGTTCCGGCTGGACACGACCAAGTACAAGAACCCGATCCTGGCTTCCTCCACCGACGGGGTGGGCACCAAGCTGGTGATCGCCCAGCAGATGGACATCCACGACACGGTCGGCATCGACCTGGTCGCGATGGTCGTCGACGACCTGGTGGCCTGTGGGGCCGAGCCGCTGTTCCTGCTCGACTACATCGCCACCGGCGAGGTGGTTCCGGACAAGGTCGCCGAGATTGGCGCGGGCATCGCCGACGGTTGCCGCTACGCCGGCTGCGCGCTGCTGGGCGGGGAGACCGCCGAGCACCCCGGCGTGCTCCGCCCGGACGAGTACGACATCTCCGCGACCGGCGTCGGCGTGGTCGAGGAGAGCGACATCCTCAGCCCGGATCGGGTCGAGGTGGGCGACGTGGTGATTGCCATGCGCTCCTCCGGCCTGCACTCCAACGGCTACTCGCTGGTCCGGCACGTGCTGCTCGGCGCGGCCCGGATGCGGCTGGACATCGTGATCGACGACTTCGGCCGGCAGCGGACCCTGGGTGAGGAGCTGCTCACCCCGACCAAGATCTACGCCAAGGACTGCCTGAAGCTGATCGCCGAGGCCGAGGTGCGGGTGCTGGCCCACGTCACCGGCGGCGGCATCCCCGGCAACCTGGTCCGGGTGCTGCCCGAGCACGTCGACGCGGTGGTCAACCGGTCCACCTGGAAGCCGCAGCCGGTCTTCGACCTGATCCAGTCGAAGGGTCGGATCGACGACCAGGACATGGAGTCGACCTTCAACATGGGCGTCGGCATGTTCGCGATCGTCTCGGCCGAGGACGCCGACCGCGCGCTGGCCACGCTGACCGGTCGTGGGGTCGAGGCGTGGCAGGCCGGCGAGATCATCGAGGGCACCGGCAACGTGCAGATGGTTGGCCAGCACACCCGCGGATGA
- a CDS encoding BldC family transcriptional regulator, with product MASRTHEPEPLLTPAEVASMFRVDPKTVTRWAKAGKLSAIRTLGGHRRYRESEVRALLQGQIPQQRQGD from the coding sequence ATGGCATCGCGAACGCATGAACCAGAGCCGCTACTCACGCCGGCCGAGGTGGCGTCGATGTTCCGTGTCGACCCGAAGACGGTGACCCGGTGGGCCAAGGCGGGCAAGCTCAGCGCCATCCGCACCCTGGGTGGCCACCGTCGCTACCGCGAGTCGGAGGTCAGGGCGCTGTTGCAGGGCCAGATCCCGCAGCAGCGGCAGGGTGACTGA
- a CDS encoding ABC transporter substrate-binding protein, producing the protein MFVSRRSRAASLAACATILLATSACGDEKAEEGSAQQVRLYGTDGNMLNSYPAELKERANLVDGMKGTTPLTPLPDDFKSRLRSVDPALTDYLYSAETYDAVVIGVLAAQLAGSTDPAAIAKQIVGVTNGGQRCEDPATCLTLARAGQDIEYRSVSLTRAGFTDKGEPATASYATLTFDGQQINDGKTEFVGAGTESAASTKAPPKPRKQPAGGDADQEPLILGGLLPKTGDLAIAYPPMAAGAALAIREINAGGGALGKPVTWVDGDDGTSPAVAKATVAKHVADGVSLIIGAGGSGISREVLPDVVAAGKILFSPSNTDSGLTDVEDKGLYFRTAPPDSLQGRALADVILRDGSQKIVIVARKDSYGEGLQATVRDELEKAGITGDRLKLLTYEPPADAKAPPVDFTDGAKEIKDFGADAVLVIGFGESAQVIRALADSGVQIRH; encoded by the coding sequence ATGTTCGTATCACGCCGCTCGCGGGCAGCCTCACTGGCCGCCTGCGCGACGATCCTGCTCGCCACAAGCGCTTGCGGGGATGAAAAGGCCGAGGAGGGAAGCGCTCAACAAGTGCGCCTCTACGGCACGGACGGCAACATGCTCAACTCCTATCCTGCGGAGTTGAAGGAACGTGCCAATCTCGTGGACGGGATGAAGGGAACCACGCCGCTCACCCCGCTGCCGGATGACTTCAAGAGCCGGCTACGGTCCGTCGACCCGGCGCTGACGGACTACCTCTACTCCGCCGAGACGTACGACGCGGTGGTGATCGGAGTGCTCGCCGCCCAACTGGCCGGGAGCACCGACCCGGCGGCCATCGCCAAGCAGATCGTCGGCGTGACCAACGGCGGCCAGCGCTGCGAGGACCCGGCGACCTGCCTGACGCTGGCCCGCGCCGGGCAGGACATCGAGTACCGCAGCGTGTCGCTGACCCGGGCGGGCTTCACCGACAAGGGCGAGCCGGCCACCGCGAGCTACGCCACGCTGACGTTCGACGGCCAGCAGATCAACGACGGCAAGACCGAGTTCGTCGGGGCGGGCACCGAGTCGGCGGCGAGCACCAAGGCGCCGCCGAAGCCGAGGAAGCAGCCCGCCGGCGGAGACGCCGACCAGGAGCCGCTGATCCTGGGCGGCCTGCTGCCGAAGACCGGTGACCTGGCGATCGCCTACCCGCCGATGGCCGCTGGCGCGGCGCTGGCGATCCGGGAGATCAACGCCGGTGGCGGCGCGCTGGGCAAGCCGGTGACCTGGGTGGACGGCGACGACGGCACCAGCCCGGCGGTGGCCAAGGCGACCGTGGCCAAGCACGTGGCGGACGGCGTCAGCCTGATCATCGGCGCTGGCGGCTCGGGTATCTCCCGCGAGGTGCTGCCGGACGTGGTGGCGGCCGGGAAGATCCTCTTCTCGCCGTCCAACACCGACAGTGGCCTGACTGACGTGGAGGACAAGGGCCTCTACTTCCGCACCGCACCGCCGGACAGCCTGCAGGGCCGGGCGCTGGCCGACGTGATCCTCCGCGACGGGTCGCAGAAGATCGTCATCGTCGCCCGCAAGGACTCCTACGGCGAGGGCCTTCAGGCCACCGTCCGTGACGAGCTGGAGAAAGCCGGGATCACCGGCGACCGGCTCAAGCTGCTCACCTACGAGCCGCCGGCCGACGCCAAGGCCCCGCCGGTGGACTTCACCGACGGCGCCAAGGAGATCAAGGACTTCGGCGCGGACGCCGTGCTGGTCATCGGCTTCGGCGAGTCCGCACAGGTGATCCGGGCGCTCGCCGACAGCGGGGTGCAGATCCGGCACTGA
- a CDS encoding PPOX class F420-dependent oxidoreductase yields the protein MTTLDRLSAEKYILLTTFRKDGRAVPTPVWAVRDGEALAVWTRADSGKVKRIRRNGEVTVAPCDVRGRPHGAEVPAHATIYGGGDTGRVRDLLKHKYRLLGRLSLLGTRLRRGEGGTVSIRVTLADGRD from the coding sequence GTGACCACGCTGGACAGACTGTCGGCCGAGAAGTACATCCTGCTCACGACCTTCCGCAAGGACGGTCGGGCGGTGCCGACGCCGGTCTGGGCGGTACGCGACGGCGAGGCGTTGGCGGTCTGGACCCGGGCCGACTCGGGCAAGGTGAAGCGGATCCGCCGCAACGGCGAGGTGACCGTGGCGCCGTGCGACGTGCGAGGCCGCCCGCACGGTGCTGAGGTGCCCGCCCACGCGACGATCTACGGTGGCGGCGACACGGGCCGGGTACGCGACCTGCTCAAGCACAAGTACCGGCTGCTCGGTCGGCTGAGCCTGCTCGGCACCCGGCTGCGCCGCGGCGAGGGCGGCACGGTCAGCATCCGGGTGACGCTGGCCGACGGGCGCGACTGA
- a CDS encoding SRPBCC family protein gives MGQGMTDPADIRQDLERFSLRCSLLVPGAAEHAFAVFTDDLTDWWVTEYTWSGPEALAELGMEPRAGGMLYEIGPYGFRADWGRVLTWDPPRRLVFAWQLGPDRVPVPDPARASEVEVLFLPDGPERTRVELEHRHFDRHGEAAEGYRKALTAGWHDLLTRYLATVSRRRPIP, from the coding sequence ATGGGACAGGGGATGACTGATCCGGCCGACATCCGGCAGGACCTGGAACGGTTCTCCTTACGGTGCAGCCTCCTCGTCCCGGGCGCCGCCGAGCACGCGTTCGCGGTTTTCACCGACGATCTGACTGACTGGTGGGTCACCGAGTACACCTGGTCCGGCCCCGAGGCCCTCGCCGAGCTGGGCATGGAGCCGCGGGCCGGCGGGATGCTCTACGAGATCGGCCCGTACGGCTTCCGCGCCGACTGGGGCCGGGTGCTCACCTGGGACCCTCCGCGGCGGCTGGTCTTCGCCTGGCAGCTCGGTCCCGACCGGGTGCCGGTGCCGGACCCGGCCCGGGCCAGCGAGGTCGAGGTGCTGTTCCTTCCCGACGGCCCCGAGCGCACCCGCGTCGAGCTGGAGCACCGGCACTTCGACCGGCACGGTGAGGCGGCCGAGGGGTACCGCAAGGCGCTCACCGCCGGCTGGCACGACCTGCTCACCCGCTACCTCGCCACGGTCTCGCGCCGCCGCCCCATCCCGTGA
- the amcB gene encoding cyclophane-forming radical SAM peptide maturase AmcB, producing MRGLAAVPSYVVMQPTTLCNLDCAYCYLPFRAADRRMPVPVAEAVAAAVNPWAAAGRFSVVWHGGEPLAAGREHLADLIAPFGPQVEHHVQTNATLIDDDWCDFFARHEVRVSVSVDGPRERNGDRVNRGGQPAYDRILRGVAALRRHGLPFSALAVVSRPEAGLAAELYDYFLGLGCDVLGINIEETEGVNTRDNRHDAAAVTAFWAELVAAWRREPRIHLREIEWSLRYAAAVLDNSADSVLPRRLDPIPTIGHDGSVTVLSPELAGFTDPHYGDFSSGNVLTTPLAEILTGAAATPWVGEFLAGVESCRTSCPYFGFCGGGHAANRYFELGRFDGTETEHCRNSKIRLLEGVLEHARDHESPVA from the coding sequence ATGCGCGGTCTGGCCGCGGTCCCGTCGTACGTCGTCATGCAGCCCACCACCCTCTGCAACCTCGACTGCGCGTACTGCTACCTGCCGTTCCGGGCCGCCGACCGGCGAATGCCGGTGCCGGTGGCCGAGGCGGTGGCGGCGGCGGTCAACCCGTGGGCGGCGGCCGGTCGATTCTCCGTGGTGTGGCACGGCGGTGAGCCGCTGGCGGCCGGCCGGGAGCACCTGGCCGACCTGATCGCGCCGTTCGGGCCCCAGGTCGAGCACCACGTGCAGACCAACGCCACGCTGATCGACGACGACTGGTGCGACTTTTTCGCCCGGCACGAGGTGCGGGTGAGCGTGAGCGTGGACGGGCCCCGGGAGCGCAACGGCGACCGGGTCAACCGGGGAGGCCAGCCGGCGTACGACCGGATCCTGCGCGGGGTCGCCGCGCTGCGTCGGCACGGGCTGCCGTTCTCCGCGCTCGCCGTGGTGTCCAGGCCGGAGGCGGGGCTCGCCGCCGAGCTGTACGACTACTTCCTCGGGCTGGGCTGCGACGTGTTGGGCATCAACATCGAGGAGACCGAGGGGGTAAACACCCGCGACAACCGTCACGACGCGGCGGCGGTGACCGCCTTCTGGGCGGAGCTGGTGGCGGCCTGGCGCCGGGAGCCCCGGATTCACCTGCGCGAGATCGAGTGGTCGCTGCGCTACGCCGCGGCGGTGCTCGACAACTCGGCGGACAGCGTGCTGCCCCGCCGGCTGGACCCCATCCCGACGATCGGGCACGACGGCTCGGTGACCGTGCTCTCCCCGGAGCTCGCCGGCTTCACCGACCCCCACTACGGCGACTTCAGCAGCGGCAACGTGCTGACCACCCCGCTGGCCGAGATCCTCACGGGCGCTGCCGCGACGCCCTGGGTGGGCGAGTTCCTGGCCGGGGTGGAGTCGTGCCGGACGTCCTGCCCGTACTTCGGCTTCTGTGGCGGTGGCCATGCGGCCAACCGCTACTTCGAGCTGGGGCGTTTCGACGGTACGGAGACCGAGCACTGCCGCAACAGCAAGATCCGCCTATTGGAGGGAGTGTTGGAGCATGCCCGAGACCACGAGTCACCGGTTGCCTGA
- the amcA gene encoding multiple cyclophane-containing RiPP AmcA — protein MPETTSHRLPEREADDAPDGVTERVREVAPGLVELLQEAEDARRLRAEVSGGDDASAVCAWNHFENIPTFYNWNNRPR, from the coding sequence ATGCCCGAGACCACGAGTCACCGGTTGCCTGAGCGCGAGGCGGATGACGCCCCGGACGGAGTCACCGAGCGGGTGCGGGAGGTGGCCCCGGGGCTCGTCGAGCTGCTTCAGGAGGCCGAGGACGCACGGCGGCTGCGGGCGGAGGTATCGGGCGGGGACGACGCCAGCGCGGTCTGCGCCTGGAACCACTTCGAGAACATCCCGACCTTCTACAACTGGAACAACCGGCCACGCTGA
- a CDS encoding 3-hydroxyacyl-CoA dehydrogenase family protein, with protein sequence MSDRFVVVGAGTMGLGIAYVAAGAGYAVELVEVDSGRGATALNRLADLWERAVQRGKLSADEAATNRLRVTLRPTLAEVAPAPEVIVEAVPERLDLKRAVLRDAAALHPALLGSNTSSIAIGELAAGLDRPEGFLGLHFFNPVWAMALLEVVVGPATAEETTAAAVALAGRLGKDPVVVRDLPGFATSRLGVTLGLEAIRMVADEVASPADIDKAMVLGYRHPIGPLELTDLVGLDVRLDIARTLQAAYGDRFAPPPLLVEMVAAGRLGKKSGHGFYRWHGGVKR encoded by the coding sequence ATGAGCGATCGTTTCGTGGTCGTCGGTGCCGGCACGATGGGGCTCGGCATCGCGTACGTGGCGGCCGGGGCCGGGTACGCCGTCGAGTTGGTCGAGGTGGACTCCGGCCGGGGCGCGACCGCACTGAACCGGCTCGCCGACCTGTGGGAGCGGGCGGTGCAGCGCGGAAAGCTGAGCGCCGACGAGGCTGCCACGAACCGGCTGCGGGTGACGCTGCGCCCGACCCTCGCCGAGGTCGCCCCCGCCCCGGAGGTGATCGTGGAGGCGGTGCCGGAGCGGCTCGACCTGAAGCGGGCGGTGCTACGTGACGCCGCCGCGCTGCACCCGGCGCTGCTGGGCAGCAACACCTCCAGCATCGCCATCGGCGAGCTGGCCGCCGGTCTGGACCGGCCCGAGGGCTTCCTCGGCCTGCACTTCTTCAACCCGGTCTGGGCGATGGCGCTGCTGGAGGTCGTGGTCGGCCCGGCCACCGCCGAGGAGACCACCGCCGCGGCCGTCGCACTCGCCGGCCGGCTGGGCAAGGACCCCGTCGTGGTACGCGACCTGCCCGGCTTCGCCACCTCCCGGCTCGGGGTCACCCTCGGCCTGGAGGCGATCCGGATGGTCGCCGACGAGGTGGCCAGCCCGGCCGACATCGACAAGGCGATGGTGCTGGGCTACCGGCACCCGATCGGGCCGCTGGAGCTGACCGATCTGGTCGGCCTGGACGTGCGGCTGGACATCGCCCGCACCCTCCAGGCCGCGTACGGGGACCGCTTCGCGCCGCCGCCGTTGCTGGTGGAGATGGTGGCCGCCGGGCGGCTGGGCAAGAAGTCCGGGCACGGCTTCTACCGGTGGCACGGCGGGGTGAAGCGGTGA
- the purF gene encoding amidophosphoribosyltransferase, whose amino-acid sequence MPRGDGRLSHDLDPQRPGPQDACGVFGVWAPGEEVANLTYFGLYALQHRGQEAAGIAVSDGSGVVVYKDLGLVAQVFDEPTLASLRGHLAIGHARYSTTGASNWENAQPTIRSTSSGTTIALAHNGNLVNTAELEKEVAERGLVADGSTNDTSLVTMLLASRPDLSVEAAAMEVLPQLRGAFSFVFMDESTLYAARDAHGVRPLVLGRLERGWVVASETAALDIVGASVVREVEPGELIAIDEDGLRSTRFAAPEPKGCLFEYVYIARPDATIAGRNVHAARVQIGRQLAKEHPVEADLVIPVPESGTPAAIGYAEASGITYGAGLMKNPYVGRTFIQPSQTLRQLGIRLKLNPLRENVRGKRLVVVDDSIVRGNTQRAIVRMLREAGALEVHVRISSPPVSWPCFYGIDFATRAELLANGLDNDGIRRSIGADTLGYVSLPGLIAATEQPKTRLCRACFDGEYPIELPAGNLIGKHVLEGVGRRVANSAPEAPHTNGSLVATPGGVTANRP is encoded by the coding sequence GTGCCCCGAGGCGACGGCCGGCTGAGCCACGACCTTGACCCCCAGCGACCCGGCCCACAGGATGCCTGTGGCGTCTTCGGCGTCTGGGCTCCGGGCGAAGAGGTCGCCAATCTGACCTATTTCGGCCTTTATGCCCTCCAGCACCGCGGCCAGGAGGCGGCGGGCATCGCGGTGAGCGATGGCTCCGGTGTGGTGGTCTACAAGGATCTTGGCCTGGTGGCCCAGGTCTTCGACGAGCCCACCCTGGCCAGCCTGCGCGGCCACCTGGCGATCGGGCACGCCCGCTATTCCACGACCGGCGCCTCGAACTGGGAAAATGCCCAGCCGACCATCCGGTCGACCAGCTCCGGCACGACCATCGCGTTGGCCCACAACGGCAACCTGGTCAACACCGCCGAGTTGGAGAAGGAGGTCGCCGAGCGCGGCCTCGTCGCGGACGGCTCGACCAACGACACCTCCCTGGTGACCATGCTGCTGGCCAGCCGACCGGACCTGTCGGTCGAGGCGGCCGCGATGGAGGTGCTGCCGCAGCTGCGGGGCGCGTTCAGCTTCGTCTTCATGGACGAGTCGACCCTCTACGCGGCTCGCGACGCGCACGGCGTACGCCCGCTGGTGCTCGGCCGGTTGGAGCGCGGCTGGGTGGTCGCCAGTGAGACCGCCGCGCTGGACATCGTCGGTGCCAGCGTGGTGCGCGAGGTCGAGCCGGGCGAGCTGATCGCGATCGACGAGGACGGGCTGCGCTCCACCAGGTTCGCCGCGCCGGAGCCCAAGGGCTGTCTCTTCGAGTACGTCTACATCGCGCGCCCGGACGCAACCATCGCCGGGCGCAACGTGCACGCGGCACGGGTGCAGATCGGCCGGCAGTTGGCCAAGGAGCACCCGGTCGAGGCCGACCTGGTGATCCCCGTGCCGGAGTCCGGCACCCCGGCCGCGATCGGCTACGCGGAGGCGTCCGGCATCACCTACGGTGCCGGTCTGATGAAGAACCCGTACGTGGGGCGCACCTTCATCCAGCCGTCGCAGACCCTGCGCCAGCTCGGCATCCGGCTCAAGCTCAACCCGCTGCGAGAGAACGTCCGGGGCAAGCGGCTGGTGGTGGTGGACGACTCGATCGTCCGCGGCAACACGCAGCGGGCCATCGTGCGGATGCTGCGCGAGGCGGGGGCACTGGAGGTGCACGTCCGGATCTCCTCCCCGCCGGTCAGCTGGCCGTGCTTCTACGGCATCGACTTCGCCACTCGGGCGGAGCTGCTGGCCAACGGGTTGGACAACGACGGCATCCGGCGTTCCATCGGAGCCGACACGCTGGGTTACGTTTCGCTTCCTGGCCTGATCGCCGCGACCGAGCAGCCGAAGACCCGGCTGTGTCGGGCGTGTTTCGATGGGGAGTACCCGATCGAGCTGCCGGCCGGCAACCTGATCGGCAAGCACGTGCTCGAAGGGGTGGGCCGACGGGTCGCCAACTCGGCACCGGAAGCCCCACACACCAACGGCTCGCTCGTCGCCACTCCGGGTGGCGTGACCGCAAACCGCCCGTAG
- a CDS encoding Leu/Phe/Val dehydrogenase — translation MGVFASTDDPVSTGHEQVVFCQDKQSGLKAIIGIYSTALGPALGGTRFYPYASEDDALADVLDLSRGMAYKNALAGLDLGGGKAVIWGDPEQIKSEALLRAYGRFVESLAGRYYTACDVGTYVADMDVIARETRYVTGRSVEHGGAGDSSILTAWGVFQGMRASAEHVWGTPSLRGRRVGVVGLGKVGKYLTGHLLEDGAEVVATDVNPKALTWVRTNHPEVTLVDDPTALVAADIDVYAPCALGGALNDDTVPVLRAKVVTGAANNQLAHPGIEKLLADRGILYAPDYVVNAGGVIQVADEIEGFNFDRAKLRATRIYDTTREILHLADAEGVPPAVAADRLAERRMADVGRLRTIHLR, via the coding sequence ATGGGCGTATTCGCGAGCACCGACGACCCGGTATCGACCGGACACGAACAGGTCGTGTTCTGCCAGGACAAGCAGAGCGGCCTGAAGGCGATCATCGGGATCTACTCCACCGCGCTGGGGCCCGCGCTGGGCGGTACCCGGTTCTACCCGTACGCCAGCGAGGATGACGCGCTCGCCGACGTGCTCGACCTGTCCCGTGGGATGGCGTACAAGAACGCGCTCGCCGGGCTGGACCTGGGCGGTGGCAAGGCGGTCATCTGGGGCGACCCGGAGCAGATCAAGAGCGAGGCGCTGCTGCGCGCGTACGGCCGCTTCGTGGAGTCGCTGGCCGGCCGCTACTACACCGCCTGCGACGTCGGCACCTACGTGGCGGACATGGACGTCATCGCCCGGGAGACCCGCTACGTGACCGGCCGCAGCGTCGAGCACGGCGGCGCCGGTGATTCCTCGATCCTGACCGCCTGGGGCGTCTTCCAGGGCATGCGGGCCTCCGCCGAGCATGTCTGGGGCACCCCGAGCCTGCGCGGCCGCCGGGTCGGCGTGGTCGGCCTCGGCAAGGTCGGCAAGTACCTGACCGGGCACCTGCTGGAGGACGGCGCCGAGGTGGTGGCCACCGACGTCAACCCGAAGGCGCTGACGTGGGTGCGCACCAACCACCCGGAGGTCACCCTGGTGGACGACCCCACCGCGCTGGTCGCTGCGGACATCGACGTGTACGCCCCGTGCGCGCTGGGCGGCGCGCTGAACGACGACACCGTGCCGGTGCTGCGGGCCAAGGTGGTGACCGGGGCGGCGAACAACCAGCTCGCCCACCCGGGCATCGAGAAGCTGCTGGCCGACCGGGGCATCCTGTACGCCCCGGACTACGTGGTCAACGCCGGCGGTGTGATCCAGGTGGCGGACGAGATCGAGGGCTTCAACTTCGACCGGGCGAAGCTGCGGGCCACCCGGATCTACGACACCACCCGGGAGATCCTGCACCTGGCGGACGCCGAGGGCGTTCCTCCGGCGGTGGCCGCGGACCGTCTGGCCGAGCGGCGGATGGCCGACGTCGGCCGGCTGCGCACGATCCACCTGCGCTGA